The following are encoded together in the Capsulimonas corticalis genome:
- the efp gene encoding elongation factor P translates to MDTSDFRNGISIIMDNDIYTIVDFQHVKPGKGGAFVRSSIKNLKTGRTIDKTWRAGERMEQAILERKTMQYLYNDGTDYWVMDPETFEQVAVAKEQIEGVKYLKENMDLSVIVHNEKMIGIEVPNFVELEVTETAGSEKGDTASGGGKPATVETGAVVTVPFFVKQGDRIKIDTRNDQYLERVK, encoded by the coding sequence ATGGATACCAGCGATTTCCGGAACGGAATCTCGATCATTATGGATAACGACATCTATACGATCGTGGATTTTCAGCATGTTAAGCCAGGTAAGGGCGGCGCGTTCGTCCGCTCTTCGATCAAGAACCTGAAGACCGGCCGCACCATCGACAAGACGTGGCGGGCAGGCGAGCGCATGGAGCAAGCGATCCTTGAGCGCAAGACCATGCAGTACCTTTACAACGACGGGACCGACTACTGGGTCATGGACCCGGAAACTTTTGAGCAGGTCGCCGTCGCCAAGGAACAGATCGAAGGCGTCAAATACCTGAAGGAAAACATGGATCTGTCCGTCATAGTCCATAACGAGAAGATGATCGGGATCGAAGTCCCGAACTTCGTCGAGCTGGAAGTGACGGAAACCGCAGGCAGTGAAAAAGGCGATACCGCTTCGGGCGGAGGCAAGCCGGCGACCGTGGAAACCGGCGCCGTCGTCACCGTGCCGTTTTTCGTCAAACAGGGCGATCGCATCAAAATCGACACCCGCAACGACCAGTATCTCGAGCGCGTCAAGTAA
- a CDS encoding ubiquinol-cytochrome c reductase iron-sulfur subunit, translated as MPEETTKHSGTAPVTYPADGPQGVSTPSDRLRRQLIKGGAGTVLAVAAVWAGWTKVLFPEGADKIAAAPPSPQGAAAPGAGPAAPAGPAKSLGAAASFKAGDPPKLVLIGTDNPQPYLVENLGGDQFRVLSALCTHKGCTVDWSAKDNVYICPCHYGKFSRDGKNVSGPPPSPLEAVPAHVENGNLVVS; from the coding sequence ATGCCTGAAGAGACAACAAAACATTCCGGGACTGCCCCGGTCACCTATCCCGCCGACGGCCCCCAGGGCGTCAGCACTCCGTCGGATCGCCTGCGCCGCCAGCTCATCAAGGGCGGAGCGGGCACGGTGCTCGCGGTCGCCGCCGTCTGGGCCGGCTGGACAAAAGTCCTGTTCCCCGAAGGCGCGGACAAAATCGCCGCCGCCCCGCCTTCGCCCCAGGGCGCCGCGGCGCCGGGAGCCGGACCGGCCGCGCCCGCCGGCCCCGCGAAGTCCCTCGGGGCGGCCGCCTCGTTCAAGGCGGGGGATCCGCCAAAGCTCGTCTTGATCGGAACGGACAACCCGCAGCCCTATCTCGTCGAGAATCTGGGCGGCGATCAGTTCCGCGTTCTGTCCGCGCTGTGCACGCACAAGGGCTGCACCGTCGACTGGAGCGCGAAGGACAACGTTTATATCTGCCCCTGTCACTACGGCAAATTCAGCCGCGACGGGAAAAATGTCTCCGGGCCGCCGCCGTCCCCGCTGGAGGCCGTTCCGGCCCACGTTGAAAACGGCAATCTCGTCGTCTCGTAA
- a CDS encoding FixH family protein, giving the protein MRSIFVLTLACAALLAGCSKPPADVARAEQTSGDLHVEFSTNPAPPHSGLDTIILTVTDAASGAPVGDANITGSAAMVSPKMPGSSASGRSQGNGRYEIPLTLPVATKYEIKVHIERPQKPAVDVAFPIEAWS; this is encoded by the coding sequence ATGCGTTCCATCTTCGTCCTCACGCTCGCGTGCGCCGCCCTCCTGGCGGGCTGCTCCAAGCCGCCCGCCGATGTCGCGCGCGCCGAGCAAACCTCCGGCGATCTCCATGTCGAGTTCTCCACCAATCCCGCGCCGCCCCACAGCGGCCTGGACACGATTATCCTGACCGTCACCGACGCCGCCAGCGGCGCGCCCGTCGGCGACGCGAACATCACCGGCTCCGCCGCCATGGTCAGCCCCAAAATGCCCGGCTCCTCCGCCAGCGGCCGCTCACAGGGCAATGGCCGCTACGAAATCCCGCTGACCCTGCCGGTCGCGACAAAATACGAAATCAAGGTGCATATCGAACGCCCGCAAAAGCCGGCGGTCGATGTGGCCTTTCCTATTGAAGCTTGGAGTTAG
- a CDS encoding OsmC family protein has product MVEIDARYDGNKKCSLTHQEGPTLNTDAPKDIGGDASAFSPTDLVASGLAACILTTIAMFAERHDLDITGATAHVTKIMNASPRRIGGLPVSVVLPASIPEDFRPTLERVGHLCPVHASLHPDIDAPIEYRYE; this is encoded by the coding sequence GTGGTAGAGATCGACGCCCGTTACGACGGAAATAAGAAGTGCTCGCTGACCCATCAAGAAGGGCCGACCCTGAATACGGATGCGCCCAAGGATATCGGCGGCGACGCCTCCGCCTTCAGCCCGACCGACTTGGTCGCCTCCGGGCTCGCGGCCTGCATTCTGACCACGATCGCGATGTTCGCCGAGCGTCACGACCTAGACATCACCGGCGCGACGGCGCATGTCACTAAGATCATGAACGCGAGCCCCCGCCGCATTGGGGGCCTGCCGGTGTCGGTCGTTCTGCCGGCTAGCATTCCCGAAGACTTCCGGCCGACGCTGGAGCGCGTCGGGCATTTGTGCCCGGTCCACGCCAGTCTGCATCCCGATATCGACGCGCCAATTGAGTATCGATACGAGTAA
- a CDS encoding PRC-barrel domain-containing protein: MTQTQTFNEQQRTGAPAILELLSELEKRDQDSKGAIQAGSTAGTGFADPRGFTVVNPTGHDVGKVDDLYVDPHTRQPFYALLALGNHPLGIGDRRVLVSYDDITSDSDKKARVKVAGL, translated from the coding sequence ATGACACAGACGCAGACTTTCAACGAACAGCAGCGCACAGGCGCGCCGGCCATTCTGGAGCTTCTGAGCGAACTGGAAAAGCGTGATCAGGACAGCAAGGGCGCTATCCAGGCTGGATCCACCGCAGGAACCGGCTTCGCCGATCCGCGCGGCTTCACGGTCGTCAATCCCACCGGCCACGATGTCGGCAAGGTGGACGATCTCTACGTCGACCCGCACACCCGCCAGCCGTTCTACGCGCTGCTGGCGCTCGGCAACCATCCCCTCGGCATCGGCGACCGCCGCGTGCTGGTGTCGTATGACGACATCACCAGCGACAGCGACAAGAAGGCCCGGGTGAAGGTCGCGGGACTGTAA
- a CDS encoding FHA domain-containing protein — MSLQTKALLLMIAGVASGALTWILTEVLRSPTDTGVVPHAPWQAAMLSVLIGFSAGIVEAMVSDNPAQRRKALGSGALLGFAAGCGVSIFGLFVPDSGFWPGSVTGGLLLIATLTGATQGLARRSAPLALQGSIGAIVGAAMGEVALQAATAFDGGPWSATFSRLVALSAAAGLIGLGSGLAPDLRKKAWLRSLRAPHPGNEYPLASIVTRIGSGSECEIFAGGVASVHAVIEYLPQEQRRRLRHMARTGQKATLLNESPMTSEKWLTHGDRIQVGDRIFVFLEPATQSMALPPAPPRPAEPEPSASRPEPIAQAPFSLPEELLVTAMDMDSPAMQAARLAHSGGGEPRSRGAIGSRLVCISGAYIGHSFPVQHDPVTIGRASANEIALPADTHISRVHARIEYTDARHILSDIGASNGVHVNDALVVAPTPLSAGDVICLGETLLRYE; from the coding sequence ATGTCACTGCAGACCAAGGCGCTTTTGCTGATGATCGCCGGAGTCGCGTCCGGCGCGCTTACCTGGATTCTGACCGAAGTCCTGCGCAGCCCCACGGACACCGGTGTGGTTCCGCATGCGCCGTGGCAGGCGGCGATGCTCAGTGTGCTGATCGGGTTCTCGGCGGGCATTGTGGAAGCGATGGTTAGCGATAATCCCGCGCAGCGGCGCAAGGCGCTGGGTTCGGGGGCGCTGCTGGGGTTCGCCGCCGGCTGCGGAGTGAGCATCTTCGGCCTCTTTGTCCCCGACAGCGGATTTTGGCCGGGATCGGTTACCGGGGGCTTACTGCTCATCGCCACGCTGACGGGCGCGACGCAGGGATTGGCGCGGCGGAGCGCTCCGCTGGCGCTCCAGGGTTCGATCGGCGCGATTGTCGGCGCCGCGATGGGGGAAGTCGCGCTCCAGGCGGCCACGGCGTTTGACGGCGGCCCATGGTCGGCGACCTTCAGCCGGCTTGTGGCGCTGTCCGCCGCCGCCGGTCTGATCGGCCTGGGTTCCGGACTCGCTCCCGATCTGCGCAAGAAGGCATGGCTGCGGTCGCTGCGCGCGCCGCATCCAGGCAACGAATATCCTCTCGCCAGCATCGTCACCCGCATCGGCAGCGGCTCCGAATGCGAGATCTTCGCCGGCGGCGTCGCGTCGGTGCACGCCGTCATCGAATACCTGCCCCAGGAGCAGCGGCGTCGACTGCGGCATATGGCGCGCACCGGACAGAAGGCGACCCTGCTCAACGAATCGCCCATGACGTCCGAAAAGTGGCTCACCCATGGGGATCGGATCCAGGTCGGCGACCGGATCTTTGTCTTTCTCGAACCCGCCACGCAGTCGATGGCTCTGCCGCCGGCTCCGCCGCGTCCTGCCGAACCGGAGCCCAGCGCCAGCCGGCCGGAACCGATAGCGCAGGCCCCATTCTCCCTGCCGGAAGAGCTGCTGGTCACGGCGATGGATATGGATTCACCCGCGATGCAGGCGGCGCGCCTGGCGCACTCTGGAGGCGGGGAGCCTCGTAGCCGCGGCGCCATCGGCTCACGCCTCGTGTGCATCTCCGGCGCTTACATCGGGCACAGCTTCCCGGTGCAGCACGATCCCGTCACGATCGGCCGCGCCTCCGCAAACGAGATCGCGCTGCCGGCCGACACGCACATCTCCCGGGTCCATGCGCGGATCGAATACACGGACGCGCGCCATATCCTCTCCGATATCGGCGCCTCCAACGGCGTCCACGTCAACGACGCGCTTGTCGTCGCTCCCACCCCGCTCAGCGCCGGAGACGTCATCTGTCTTGGCGAAACCCTCCTGCGCTACGAATAA